One window from the genome of Spiractinospora alimapuensis encodes:
- a CDS encoding FAD-dependent monooxygenase has protein sequence MTVTARRGSVLISGAGIAGPALAHWLTQGGFSPTIVERAPDLRTGGHRIEMGRHAIALLRRMGLERRLSTALAPAPSVTVVLGRGERHEDLPSPSRSLDARVVRRGDLAVAVNDLVRDTVEYRMNDSITAIQHSESGVRVQFETGDRAEYDLVVGADGINSNVRSIVFGPRERFARDLGTHIAFSTVRNYLDLRDRVLMRVWPQRGCVISTLPGNMELEVMFVIRARRRPDTVRGRLDDTRLVERAFDGLGWETPRLLREVRDVGGLRLASSTQITMPMWTAGRVALVGDAGYCPDPMSGQGATLSLVGAYVLAGELCREGVDPVRALPRYEDRMRAFVTAGQEAAEFGTAYFAPRGGPMGARVRERFTRAAIRAMRLGAAVGIRVSPSGSGTDAVRLPAYPSPTTGTVPGESVTAMRDH, from the coding sequence ATGACGGTGACAGCGCGGCGGGGAAGTGTACTCATCTCAGGGGCGGGCATCGCTGGGCCCGCGCTCGCCCACTGGCTGACCCAAGGTGGATTCTCCCCAACGATCGTGGAACGCGCTCCGGACCTGCGCACCGGGGGGCACCGCATCGAGATGGGCCGCCACGCCATCGCCCTGTTGCGGCGAATGGGGCTGGAGCGGCGCCTGAGTACGGCGTTGGCTCCCGCCCCGTCGGTCACCGTCGTTCTGGGCCGAGGCGAGCGTCACGAGGATCTCCCGTCACCGTCGCGGTCCCTCGACGCTCGCGTCGTCCGCCGAGGGGACCTCGCCGTCGCGGTCAACGACCTCGTCCGGGACACCGTGGAGTATCGGATGAACGACTCCATCACGGCGATCCAGCACAGCGAGTCGGGCGTACGGGTCCAGTTCGAGACTGGCGACCGTGCCGAGTACGACCTCGTCGTCGGGGCGGACGGCATCAACTCCAACGTCCGATCCATCGTGTTCGGCCCACGCGAGCGCTTCGCCCGCGACCTGGGAACGCACATCGCCTTCTCCACCGTGCGCAACTATCTGGACCTGCGCGACCGCGTGCTGATGCGCGTCTGGCCACAGCGCGGCTGCGTGATATCCACGCTCCCGGGCAATATGGAGCTGGAGGTCATGTTCGTGATCCGCGCGCGGCGACGACCCGACACGGTGCGCGGCCGTCTGGACGACACACGGCTCGTCGAGCGTGCGTTCGACGGCCTCGGCTGGGAGACACCCCGTCTTCTGCGGGAAGTCCGCGACGTCGGGGGCCTGCGGCTCGCCTCCAGTACGCAGATCACGATGCCGATGTGGACCGCGGGCCGGGTCGCGTTGGTCGGGGACGCCGGCTACTGCCCCGACCCCATGAGTGGCCAGGGCGCGACACTGTCCCTGGTCGGCGCCTACGTTCTCGCGGGCGAGCTCTGCCGTGAGGGCGTCGATCCGGTGCGTGCGCTCCCTCGGTATGAGGACCGGATGCGCGCGTTCGTCACCGCCGGCCAGGAGGCCGCCGAGTTCGGTACCGCCTACTTCGCGCCTCGAGGCGGGCCAATGGGTGCCCGGGTGCGTGAACGGTTCACCCGCGCCGCCATCCGCGCGATGCGCCTCGGCGCGGCGGTCGGGATCCGCGTGTCCCCGAGTGGTTCCGGTACCGACGCGGTGAGGCTGCCCGCCTACCCCTCTCCCACCACAGGGACCGTTCCCGGTGAAAGCGTCACCGCGATGCGCGATCATTGA
- a CDS encoding FAD-dependent monooxygenase has translation MNPTHGTVLISGGGIAGPALAYWLRRAGFTPTVVERAGTIRSGGHRIDLGATGIEMLTRMGVGERIRGLGAPIPNPTLYLGDNDHEITIPVQPNSVGTSIALRRGDVVSTVNSLVADDVEFIFDDSITAIEQSAESTRVSFERGPSRDFDLVVGADGINSNVRSIAYGPRERYAHFLGTNLAITEVENYLGLRDQMLAHTWPHCGLAITTFPGNTALETTFLIRDEEPLDPRGRSPESVFAYVERRFKYHRWEVHNALDRIRPRPDFHAAPSVQIKMPTWTAGRVALVGDAAYCPDPMSGEGTTLALAGAYVLAGELAAARGNPAAAFPAYEKVMREVVKAGQGVAEAGTSMLAPRTGPGGLWLRDQAMRAAVPIIRLGARLGLSLAGTNKVGLAIPTYDFSRSPLRSARGERG, from the coding sequence ATGAACCCAACACACGGCACCGTTCTCATCTCCGGCGGCGGAATCGCCGGCCCCGCGTTGGCGTACTGGCTGCGGCGCGCGGGTTTCACGCCCACCGTCGTCGAGCGAGCCGGAACGATCCGCAGCGGAGGCCACCGCATCGACCTCGGCGCCACCGGGATCGAGATGCTCACCCGCATGGGCGTGGGGGAGAGGATTCGCGGCCTCGGCGCACCCATCCCCAACCCCACTCTCTACCTCGGTGACAACGACCACGAGATCACCATCCCGGTGCAACCCAACTCGGTCGGGACGTCCATCGCGTTGCGGCGCGGCGACGTCGTCTCCACGGTGAACAGTCTCGTGGCCGACGACGTGGAGTTCATCTTCGACGACTCCATCACCGCCATCGAGCAAAGCGCCGAATCCACTCGCGTCTCCTTCGAACGCGGCCCCAGCCGCGACTTCGACCTCGTCGTCGGCGCGGACGGCATCAACTCCAACGTCCGGTCCATCGCCTACGGCCCTCGGGAGCGCTACGCCCACTTTCTCGGCACCAACCTGGCGATCACCGAGGTGGAGAACTACCTCGGGCTGCGCGACCAGATGCTGGCCCACACCTGGCCGCACTGTGGGCTCGCGATCACCACGTTCCCGGGCAACACGGCACTCGAGACCACGTTCCTGATCCGCGACGAGGAGCCCCTCGACCCCCGAGGCCGCAGCCCCGAGAGTGTCTTCGCCTACGTCGAGCGGCGGTTCAAGTACCACCGGTGGGAGGTGCACAACGCGCTGGACCGGATCCGCCCCCGGCCCGACTTCCACGCCGCGCCCAGTGTGCAGATCAAGATGCCCACGTGGACGGCCGGCCGCGTCGCGCTCGTCGGGGACGCCGCCTACTGCCCCGACCCGATGAGCGGTGAGGGCACCACCCTGGCCCTCGCCGGCGCCTACGTCCTCGCCGGCGAGCTCGCCGCCGCTCGCGGAAACCCCGCGGCGGCGTTCCCCGCCTACGAGAAGGTGATGCGCGAGGTGGTCAAGGCGGGTCAGGGGGTCGCCGAGGCGGGGACCTCCATGCTCGCGCCCCGCACCGGGCCGGGCGGGCTCTGGCTGCGTGACCAGGCGATGCGGGCCGCGGTGCCGATCATCCGCCTCGGCGCCCGCCTGGGTCTGAGCCTCGCCGGCACCAACAAGGTGGGTCTGGCGATCCCCACCTACGACTTCTCCCGTTCCCCCCTGCGATCGGCACGAGGTGAGCGAGGATGA
- a CDS encoding aldo/keto reductase, translating to MSTPPTLGDPTVVMLGRSSLDVFPLALGANSFGWTSDEAQSHAVLDAFVAGGGTLVDTSDSYGAGASESIIGSWLAARGRRDDVVIATKVSRHPEFRGLAGDTVAAAAEASLRRLGVDHIDLYYAHFDDPDVPLDETVAAFDRLVSDGKVRFVGVSNYSPERLTGWLNVAATLGAAPPVALQPHYSLVHRRTYEPGLRDIAVAAGLGVLPYWGLAAGFLTGKYRTHEDLRGRAREQMLDRYFSEPGLAVVDALTRIGSRHGVEPATVALAWLRQRPGVTAPIASARTTDQLPALLAAADLTLAEEEMADLTRVSDAVGV from the coding sequence GTGTCGACGCCGCCAACCCTGGGAGATCCCACCGTGGTCATGCTCGGCAGGTCATCACTGGACGTCTTTCCCCTCGCCCTGGGCGCGAACTCCTTCGGCTGGACCAGCGACGAGGCCCAGTCCCACGCGGTGCTGGACGCCTTCGTCGCCGGCGGCGGAACCCTGGTCGACACCTCCGACTCCTACGGGGCCGGAGCCTCGGAGTCCATCATCGGTTCTTGGCTCGCGGCGCGGGGCCGACGCGACGACGTCGTGATCGCCACGAAGGTCAGTCGCCACCCGGAGTTCCGCGGCCTCGCGGGAGACACCGTCGCCGCAGCGGCCGAGGCGTCGCTGCGCCGCCTGGGCGTGGACCACATCGATCTCTACTACGCGCACTTCGACGACCCCGACGTGCCCCTGGACGAGACCGTCGCCGCGTTCGACCGGTTGGTCTCCGACGGCAAGGTGCGTTTCGTGGGCGTCTCCAACTACAGCCCGGAGCGGCTCACCGGGTGGTTGAACGTCGCCGCGACGTTGGGCGCGGCGCCGCCAGTCGCGCTGCAACCGCACTACAGCCTCGTCCACCGCCGGACCTACGAGCCGGGGCTGCGCGACATCGCGGTGGCGGCCGGACTGGGGGTGCTGCCCTACTGGGGACTGGCCGCCGGGTTCCTGACCGGGAAGTACCGCACCCACGAGGACCTGCGGGGACGGGCCAGGGAGCAGATGCTGGACCGCTACTTCAGTGAGCCGGGCCTCGCCGTCGTCGACGCACTCACCCGGATCGGCTCCCGACACGGGGTGGAGCCCGCCACCGTCGCCCTCGCCTGGCTGCGACAGCGCCCCGGTGTGACCGCGCCGATCGCCAGTGCCCGCACCACCGACCAACTCCCCGCCCTGCTCGCCGCCGCCGACCTCACCCTGGCCGAGGAGGAGATGGCCGACCTCACCCGCGTCTCCGACGCGGTCGGCGTCTAA
- a CDS encoding Rossmann-fold NAD(P)-binding domain-containing protein, protein MSTAVVVGGTGMLAGVVESLAGRGWSVVVPSRRGWRGAPPHGVRWVRGEWSDAEALASSVRAVIPGPVELLVAWVHTPHRGPVLRAFTALLARSAPVVEVWGSAGADPLATLPEPTLPAHPTHQVVLGYARAASGPRWLTDAEIADGVASATERAFSGSPPGVHEVGTVRPWPPQ, encoded by the coding sequence ATGTCCACAGCGGTGGTCGTGGGTGGGACCGGGATGTTGGCCGGCGTCGTTGAGTCGCTGGCGGGACGCGGCTGGTCGGTCGTGGTTCCCAGCCGGCGCGGTTGGCGCGGCGCGCCTCCCCACGGAGTGCGGTGGGTGCGCGGGGAGTGGAGTGACGCCGAGGCGTTGGCGTCATCGGTGCGCGCGGTGATTCCCGGGCCGGTGGAACTCCTGGTGGCGTGGGTGCACACCCCGCACCGCGGCCCCGTGCTGAGGGCGTTCACTGCGCTGTTGGCGCGCTCGGCCCCGGTGGTGGAGGTGTGGGGCAGCGCGGGAGCCGACCCGCTCGCCACCCTGCCCGAGCCGACGCTGCCGGCACACCCCACCCACCAGGTCGTCCTGGGGTACGCGCGTGCGGCGTCGGGGCCGCGGTGGTTGACCGACGCCGAGATCGCTGATGGTGTGGCCTCGGCGACGGAACGAGCCTTCTCCGGCAGCCCTCCGGGGGTTCACGAGGTGGGGACCGTACGGCCGTGGCCGCCCCAATAG
- a CDS encoding Uma2 family endonuclease — translation MCAQPVPEWLLPPAEGFTADDLDDLPDLPPHTELIDGSLVLVSPQKAFHTLMLYLIEAGLRRSVPEDMRVRREMTMTLAERQRLEPDLMVVDAGAVAGADQSSFPAEAALLVIEVVSPESVIRDRERKPQLYAQAGIPNLWRVEPDQGRPVVYTYERDPATGEYVATGIHRDKLSVAHPFTIDIDLTEIDTM, via the coding sequence ATGTGCGCCCAGCCCGTACCCGAATGGCTGCTGCCACCCGCCGAGGGCTTCACTGCCGATGACCTGGATGACCTCCCTGACCTTCCCCCACACACCGAGCTCATTGACGGGAGCCTGGTCCTCGTGAGCCCCCAAAAGGCATTTCACACCCTGATGCTGTACCTGATCGAGGCCGGGCTACGGCGAAGCGTCCCCGAAGATATGAGGGTCCGCCGTGAGATGACAATGACGTTGGCCGAACGCCAGCGGCTGGAACCCGACCTGATGGTGGTCGACGCCGGGGCGGTGGCAGGGGCCGACCAGAGTAGTTTTCCCGCCGAGGCCGCGCTGCTGGTGATCGAGGTTGTCTCCCCGGAATCCGTCATTCGTGATCGCGAGCGCAAACCGCAACTGTACGCTCAGGCCGGGATTCCCAACCTCTGGCGCGTTGAGCCCGACCAGGGCCGTCCCGTCGTCTACACCTACGAACGCGACCCGGCGACAGGCGAATACGTGGCAACCGGCATCCACCGCGACAAGTTGTCCGTCGCCCACCCCTTCACCATCGACATCGACCTCACCGAGATCGACACCATGTAG
- a CDS encoding restriction endonuclease, with the protein MNRGYGPWVAAAVVVVGVGVWNWAGELAPAVATGLVLAAVTVGAATLWARHRLTRWRSQRAVERTDFRRIDAMTGVEFEHFVADLMRRDGFSGVVVVGRAGDGGVDIRARTPGGRRCAVQCKRLKRAAQPKDVREFIGVLATTHRDYAGMMVSANGFTSRAAEEAAGYLTLVGRAELAEWKTDHRVPVLPPR; encoded by the coding sequence GTGAATCGCGGCTACGGGCCCTGGGTCGCGGCGGCTGTCGTGGTTGTCGGTGTGGGGGTGTGGAACTGGGCGGGTGAGTTGGCGCCGGCCGTGGCCACGGGCCTGGTCCTCGCCGCGGTCACGGTGGGGGCCGCGACGTTGTGGGCGCGGCACCGTCTGACGCGGTGGCGTTCCCAGCGCGCCGTGGAGCGCACCGACTTCCGTCGGATCGACGCGATGACCGGGGTGGAGTTCGAGCACTTCGTCGCCGACCTGATGCGGCGGGACGGCTTCAGTGGGGTGGTGGTGGTGGGCCGCGCCGGGGACGGCGGGGTCGACATTCGGGCGCGCACCCCCGGGGGTCGGCGGTGCGCGGTACAGTGCAAGCGTCTCAAGCGCGCGGCCCAACCCAAGGACGTCCGGGAGTTCATCGGTGTCCTGGCCACGACCCACCGCGACTACGCGGGGATGATGGTGTCGGCCAACGGGTTCACCTCCCGCGCCGCCGAGGAGGCGGCCGGCTACCTCACGCTGGTGGGCCGGGCGGAGCTCGCCGAGTGGAAGACCGACCACCGCGTTCCCGTGCTCCCGCCTCGTTGA
- a CDS encoding AAA family ATPase, with protein MSTRTGVARGRRIVVSGGPGSGKTTLLEALAGAGARVMPEAGRAIIRQQRAVDGPALPWRDVERFAEAMLHWELRSHEEAASAPGDVVFDRGVPDVVGYLRLEGRWVPAHVDAAARRMRYHPVVFLAPPWREIYRADAERHQSFAVAERTFEAMARAYPDYGYEVVELPRVGVAERVGFVAQTLGGLRISASPDAR; from the coding sequence GTGTCCACGAGGACTGGTGTGGCGCGGGGGCGTCGGATCGTGGTGAGTGGTGGGCCGGGTTCGGGCAAGACGACGCTGCTGGAGGCGTTGGCGGGTGCCGGGGCGCGGGTGATGCCGGAGGCGGGCCGGGCGATCATCCGCCAGCAGCGGGCCGTCGACGGTCCGGCGCTGCCGTGGCGGGACGTGGAGCGCTTCGCCGAGGCCATGCTGCACTGGGAGCTGCGCTCCCACGAGGAGGCGGCGAGCGCCCCCGGGGATGTGGTGTTCGATCGGGGTGTGCCCGACGTGGTGGGCTACCTGCGCCTGGAGGGCCGTTGGGTGCCGGCGCACGTGGACGCCGCCGCGCGTCGGATGCGCTACCACCCGGTGGTGTTCCTGGCTCCCCCGTGGCGGGAGATCTACCGCGCCGACGCCGAGCGGCACCAGTCGTTCGCGGTGGCCGAGCGCACCTTCGAGGCCATGGCCCGGGCGTATCCCGACTACGGCTACGAGGTGGTGGAACTGCCGCGCGTGGGTGTCGCCGAGCGGGTGGGGTTCGTGGCGCAGACGCTGGGGGGTCTGCGGATCAGCGCGTCCCCCGACGCGCGGTGA
- a CDS encoding Uma2 family endonuclease has product MDAHSRDTRPPAGPPDWMVPPRAEGWFAEDLDHLPDSPPHTELLDGHLVWPRSPQRLWHARVTRRLTNALHRCAPDGLVAEQRMTVVLDPRNRPEPDVLVATHDDDFTITSFPADQVHLAVEVVSPESAHRDRHVKPAKYAAAGIPHFWRVEEEDGSPVAHVYERDTTTGGYAPTGVYRDTLRLDRPFAIELELSGLTARRGTR; this is encoded by the coding sequence ATGGACGCCCACTCCAGGGACACGCGCCCCCCGGCCGGGCCGCCGGACTGGATGGTGCCCCCACGGGCGGAAGGATGGTTCGCCGAGGACCTCGACCACCTCCCCGACTCCCCACCACACACCGAACTCCTCGACGGACACCTCGTCTGGCCCCGGTCACCACAACGGTTGTGGCACGCCCGCGTGACGCGGCGCCTGACGAACGCCCTGCACCGGTGCGCTCCCGACGGCCTCGTGGCCGAGCAGCGGATGACGGTGGTGCTGGACCCCCGCAATCGGCCCGAACCCGACGTGCTCGTCGCCACCCATGACGACGATTTCACCATCACCTCGTTTCCGGCCGACCAGGTCCACCTGGCGGTCGAGGTCGTCTCGCCCGAGTCGGCGCACCGCGACCGCCATGTCAAACCCGCGAAGTACGCCGCCGCCGGGATCCCCCACTTCTGGCGGGTCGAGGAGGAGGACGGGAGTCCCGTGGCGCACGTCTACGAACGCGACACCACCACGGGAGGCTACGCCCCCACGGGGGTGTACCGGGACACGCTGCGCCTGGACCGTCCGTTCGCCATCGAGCTGGAGCTGAGCGGCCTCACCGCGCGTCGGGGGACGCGCTGA
- a CDS encoding VOC family protein: MRTIVRIDIRWEALTVDASDPLELARWWARTLGWEVVDPFPAGVEVRPSDGRAPSLFFVEVDDARHGKNRLHLDLYAEDQPAAVSELLARGATRADVGQPADAACVVMRDPEGNGFCLLDPR; this comes from the coding sequence ATGCGTACAATAGTTCGCATCGATATCCGCTGGGAGGCCCTCACCGTCGACGCGTCGGACCCGTTGGAGCTGGCGCGGTGGTGGGCGCGCACCCTCGGCTGGGAAGTCGTGGATCCGTTCCCGGCCGGCGTCGAGGTGCGGCCCAGCGACGGACGCGCGCCGTCGCTGTTCTTCGTCGAGGTAGACGACGCGCGGCACGGCAAGAACCGACTGCACCTGGACCTGTACGCCGAGGACCAGCCGGCGGCGGTCAGTGAACTCCTGGCCCGGGGCGCCACCCGTGCCGACGTGGGCCAGCCCGCGGACGCCGCCTGTGTGGTGATGCGGGACCCGGAGGGCAACGGGTTCTGCCTCCTCGATCCACGCTGA
- a CDS encoding GNAT family N-acetyltransferase, translating into MTNHTYSIRAATTDDADAIREIACLAEPEDAATATELTAALNCAVFVDPYLTLDPDLVFVADDGTRPVGYVLGTGDTPTFVGRYRAEYLPEVAPRLPLGEGEPITWDEKFAWLLHNPEYMLLEDVSAYPAHLHVNLLPGHTRAGLGRELVARFVDALRERRVGGVHLATALDNIGGQAFFHALGFQHVEADLPASFFVRDTAPI; encoded by the coding sequence ATGACCAACCACACGTACTCGATCCGCGCCGCCACCACGGACGACGCCGACGCGATCCGTGAGATCGCGTGTCTGGCCGAACCGGAGGACGCGGCGACCGCCACCGAGTTGACGGCCGCGCTGAACTGCGCGGTTTTCGTTGACCCCTACCTCACCCTCGACCCGGACCTGGTGTTCGTCGCCGATGACGGGACCCGTCCCGTGGGATACGTCCTGGGCACCGGCGACACCCCGACCTTCGTGGGACGCTACCGCGCGGAGTACCTGCCCGAGGTGGCGCCGCGGTTGCCGCTGGGTGAGGGCGAGCCGATCACGTGGGACGAGAAGTTCGCGTGGCTGCTGCACAACCCCGAGTACATGCTGCTGGAGGATGTGTCGGCCTACCCCGCGCACCTGCACGTCAACCTGCTGCCCGGCCACACCCGCGCCGGACTGGGCCGGGAGCTCGTGGCACGGTTCGTGGACGCGCTGCGGGAGCGCCGCGTGGGCGGTGTGCACCTGGCCACGGCGCTCGACAACATCGGCGGGCAGGCGTTCTTCCACGCGTTGGGCTTCCAGCACGTGGAGGCGGACTTGCCCGCGTCGTTCTTCGTGCGCGACACCGCCCCGATCTGA
- a CDS encoding cupin domain-containing protein, producing the protein MEHSSDTLDGPGSDAGAAYGDTVYVGNAGHDAALDRGWILGHFKDPGDPRHSEDVEIKWGVHPPGDTRARWVRGEERTALLVLISGRFRVELPGRSVVLERQGDYVVWGRGVDHSWIAEEHSVLLTVRWPSVPGYAVPLRES; encoded by the coding sequence ATGGAGCACAGCAGTGACACCCTCGACGGGCCCGGATCCGACGCGGGCGCGGCCTACGGCGACACCGTGTACGTGGGCAACGCCGGGCACGACGCGGCCCTGGACCGTGGATGGATCCTGGGCCACTTCAAGGACCCGGGCGACCCCCGCCACAGCGAGGACGTGGAGATCAAGTGGGGGGTGCATCCCCCGGGGGACACCCGTGCCCGGTGGGTGCGTGGGGAGGAACGCACCGCGCTGCTGGTGCTGATCAGCGGCCGGTTCCGGGTGGAGCTGCCGGGGCGCAGCGTGGTGTTGGAGCGTCAGGGTGACTACGTGGTGTGGGGCCGGGGGGTGGACCACTCCTGGATCGCGGAGGAGCACTCGGTGCTGTTGACCGTGCGCTGGCCCTCCGTCCCGGGCTACGCGGTGCCCCTCCGCGAATCCTAG
- a CDS encoding class I SAM-dependent methyltransferase, giving the protein MGTDDGLRACWRYGALSSRGYDLDKPVGFSFGDVEFYSRLLAGTQGEILEPAVGNGRMLVPLLREGLRVRGYDTSPHMVELCRAHCAREGLAGDVFVDDLATYRAPGRYEAVVVPAGSFSLLPSPEAAVAALAAIRDSLVAGGRFVCDLEPPPVGVDIATSPRQWWDGEELITMSSMHTEFDPRTQRTTEWLRYELWEEGVLRRGELQVFSLLWFGLAEFTGMLTDAGFTSVTVYGDYDTSPPGPQADIWTFEALRA; this is encoded by the coding sequence GTGGGTACTGACGATGGTCTCCGGGCGTGCTGGCGGTACGGCGCGTTGAGCAGCCGCGGCTACGACCTGGACAAACCAGTGGGGTTCTCGTTCGGGGACGTGGAGTTCTACTCCCGTCTCCTCGCCGGGACTCAGGGGGAGATCCTGGAGCCCGCCGTGGGCAACGGGCGAATGCTCGTCCCGCTGCTGCGCGAGGGGTTGCGGGTGCGGGGCTATGACACCTCCCCCCACATGGTCGAGCTGTGTCGCGCGCACTGCGCGCGGGAGGGGCTGGCCGGCGACGTCTTCGTCGACGACCTGGCCACGTATCGCGCCCCCGGGCGCTACGAGGCGGTCGTCGTTCCGGCGGGGTCGTTCTCGCTGCTGCCCAGCCCCGAAGCCGCGGTCGCCGCGTTGGCGGCGATCCGGGACAGTCTCGTCGCCGGGGGCCGGTTCGTGTGTGACCTGGAGCCCCCGCCGGTGGGTGTGGACATCGCCACGAGCCCGCGACAGTGGTGGGACGGCGAGGAGCTGATCACGATGTCCAGCATGCACACCGAGTTCGACCCACGGACCCAGCGCACCACGGAGTGGCTGCGCTACGAGCTGTGGGAGGAAGGGGTGCTGCGGCGCGGTGAACTGCAGGTCTTCTCCCTGTTGTGGTTCGGGCTCGCCGAGTTCACCGGGATGCTCACCGACGCCGGGTTCACGTCGGTGACGGTGTACGGCGACTACGACACCAGCCCACCCGGACCCCAGGCCGACATCTGGACCTTCGAGGCGCTGCGCGCCTGA
- the idi gene encoding isopentenyl-diphosphate Delta-isomerase, producing MPNTPELVILLDDDRNHIGTMDKSVVHTDDTPLHLAFSCYITDDHDRVLLTRRALGKRTWPGVWTNSCCGHPAPGEEIADAVRRRAHQELGMTIDAPRVVLPEFRYRARSAEGVVENEVCPVFVAAARTTPDPDPAEVADFAWAPWETLHTLAQDTPWLISPWAAAQIPQLARA from the coding sequence ATGCCCAACACCCCGGAACTCGTCATCCTCCTCGACGACGACCGCAACCACATCGGAACGATGGACAAGTCCGTCGTACACACCGACGACACGCCGCTCCACCTGGCGTTCTCCTGCTACATCACCGACGACCACGACCGTGTCCTGCTCACCCGCCGCGCCCTGGGCAAGCGCACCTGGCCGGGGGTGTGGACCAACAGTTGCTGCGGACACCCAGCGCCGGGCGAGGAGATCGCCGACGCGGTGCGACGCCGCGCCCACCAGGAACTGGGGATGACGATCGACGCCCCCCGCGTGGTGCTGCCGGAGTTCCGCTACCGGGCCCGCTCCGCGGAGGGCGTCGTGGAGAACGAGGTGTGCCCGGTGTTCGTCGCCGCGGCCCGCACCACCCCCGATCCCGACCCGGCGGAGGTCGCGGACTTCGCGTGGGCGCCGTGGGAGACCCTGCACACCCTGGCCCAGGACACCCCGTGGCTGATCAGCCCCTGGGCCGCCGCCCAGATCCCCCAGCTCGCCCGCGCCTGA
- a CDS encoding MaoC family dehydratase, which produces MSPSPVEGVAGVLERVGTHLGFTEYEEVTQEQVALFARATGDDQWIHTDVERAERESPFGGPIAHGFLTLSQVVVVLPRLWELRGFSMGVNYGCERVRFPAPVPVGARLRAGALVDDAREIAGGVQITVTVTFEVEGGRKPACVATVVLRQYV; this is translated from the coding sequence ATGAGTCCGAGTCCTGTCGAGGGTGTCGCGGGTGTGTTGGAGCGGGTGGGGACCCACCTGGGGTTCACCGAGTATGAGGAGGTGACCCAGGAGCAGGTGGCGTTGTTCGCGCGGGCCACCGGCGACGACCAGTGGATTCACACCGATGTCGAGCGGGCGGAGCGGGAGTCGCCCTTCGGGGGGCCGATCGCGCACGGTTTTCTCACCCTTAGCCAGGTCGTCGTGGTGTTGCCCCGGTTGTGGGAGTTGCGTGGCTTCTCCATGGGGGTGAACTACGGCTGTGAGCGGGTGCGGTTCCCCGCGCCGGTCCCGGTGGGGGCACGGTTGCGGGCCGGGGCGCTGGTGGATGACGCGCGCGAGATCGCGGGCGGGGTGCAGATCACGGTGACGGTGACCTTCGAGGTCGAGGGCGGGCGCAAACCCGCCTGCGTGGCCACGGTGGTGCTGCGTCAGTACGTGTGA